The genomic window GTAAAGATTGAAATGAAATTTTTTAAAATATTACGAAATACAATTATGAGACTACTAGGTCAAAAAATAGAAACGCATAGTTTATTCTTTACCCTGTTGGCAGGTATGGGAGTATTATTATTAGGGACAGCTCCCACACTTGCTCAACGTCTTCCAAAGGCAGTTGTAAAGGAACAGGGTGTTTCATCTGAGGCATATCAATCTATATCATTTAATGCTTCTTATAATTGGAATACAAGCTCGAGTACAAATGCTATTTTCCATCAAGGAAAATACAATAGAACATATATGACTTGGGTAGACAACTATGGCGATATTCATGTCGGAACTTACGATTATCAAACCAAAGAAATTAGTTCGAGTACTCTATTTGATAACGTGGAAAACATTCCTGTTGAAAGCACATCCATTTTAGTTAAAAAAGACGGAAAATTATTGGTGTTTGCAAGTTTCAAAGGTGAAGAAAAAAGCATTGTAGCACAATCTGTAACATCAGAAAATATTAAAGATTGGGTGATTAAAGATATAGCTCAGAATGATGTGAAAAATATTCAAGCAGTCAACTTAAATGACAATCAAATAGCACTTTGTTGGCAAAATCAAAATAATGATGTTTACTACTCTACAGTAAATGCCAAGGGTGAGGAGTTATTTAATAATAAGATTTTAGTGCAATCAGGTGTGGAAAATTATAAGGTTATTTCTAATGGTTCTACTTCTGTCCACATGGTTATGTCAATCAATAATCATAAGAATGAATCAGGAAATAACCTTTCTTATTTAAAAATTGAAGAGGGAAAAGTCAATACAGATCAGATCGAAGTTGTTCTTCAAGATCAAAATGGTAAAGGACTTTGGGCTTGGGATATAGCAATTTCTACAGAAGGAAATCCGGTGATGGTTTACTCTAATGAGGTAGAAGAAAAGAAATACATTTACGGAAGAGTACAATGGAATGGAAAGAAATGGGACAATCGTTTAGTATCTGATGTTAAAGGCGATTTTGCCTATGGTGAAATATCAGTTACTCTCTTCCAAGTAGGAGGTATTTCTATTGATAAAACATCTACTAATGAATTGTATCTATCGGTAAAAAGAGGAGAACATTTCGAGATTGAAAAATTGAACACGACTAACCAAGGCAAGTCTTGGAGAGTACATCAAATAACAAGTAATTCTACAAAAGATAATGTTCTTCCATTAGCGGTAAATGGAGCTGGTTTACAGGTTCCATCACATGTAGTATGGTTGCAAAATTCAAACGATTACTTTGGTGTTAATCGTTTAGAAGATACCAACGAATGGTTCTTAAAAAGAGCATACACCGCTTTAAAAATTGATGAATTAACTCCAGAAATTACAAATCCTTTAGCTGCAGATCAGATAAAAGCAGTGATGCACGATGTAGCGGATTGGCAGATGGTCACTCCTCGTTATAACAAGGGAATGCTAACGGCTACCAACTGGCACTATGGAGCAATGTATGTTGGTGTTAGAGCCATGTACGAACAGTTTGGAGGCGAAAGATACAAAGACGAATTAGTCAACATTGGTCAGGCTTATAATTGGCAATTGATGAACGATATTTTCCATGCAGACCGATTGGCTGTTGTGGATAACTGGGCTTGGTTGTATAGCTTAGATAATGACCCTTATATGATTGATAAATCACAGTGGGCATTAGACATTCATCTGGCTCAAAATTATAAAAAACTAACTGATGTTCGATTTAAGAAAAGTGCTTACAAACATCATTGGTGGACTTGGTGTGATGCCTTATTTATGGCTCCTCCATCATTCGTTCAAATGTGGAAGGTAACGGGAGAAACAAAGTATTTGGACTATATGAATGAACAATGGTGGAAGACATCAGATTATTTATATTCTCCAGAAGATTCGTTGTTCTTTAGAGATGATCGCTTTTTCGAAAAGAGAAGTGATAATGGAAAGAAGATCTTCTGGTCAAGAGGCAATGGCTGGGTAGCATCCGCTTTAGCAAGAATATTAACTGATTTACCTAAAGATTATCCAACTAGGGACAAATTTGTAAAGCAATATAAAGAAATGGCAGCTATGCTGTTGAAACTTCAAGACGAAGATGGTATGTGGAGAGTGAGCCTTCATGATCCAGAGTATTTGGATTTAGGCGAAACAAGTGGTAGTGCATTCTTCACATACGCTTTGGCTTGGGGGGTAAACAACGGTTTAGTAGATAAAAAATATCAACCAAATGTAGAAAAAGCTTGGATTGCGTTATGTAATAACGTTAACCGAGACGGTCAGTTGGGGTATGTACAGCAAGTGGCTGGAGATCCCTATCCATTTAAAGCTAACGAATCACATGTATATGCTGCAGGTGCATTCTTATTGGCTGGTAAAGAAATTCTATCGATGGAAAATCAAACTACAAAAGTTCCTAACTAACGATAAAGTCGTCGGAGAATTTACTTTTAGATTTTCACGAAGTATGATCCGTTGTGTTATCACTCATAGAAGTATTTTTTTCGGCGATTGGACTTTTAAATTCTATAGGATGAAAACGATAATATTCACTGTATATACTATCTTTTTTTTAATGTGTGCATCGAATTCCTTTTCGAAAGATGTGGAAATCGGTGCATGCTACACCGAATATCGTACCGATCCGGTAGGTATTGATGTGGAACAACCTCGTTTGACGTGGAAAATAAATTCGGAGAAATACAATGTGAAACAAACTGCTTACGAGATAAAAGCAGCAGCATCTTTATCGAATTTAAAAGAGAATAAAAACCTTTTGTGGAACTCTGGAAAAGTAACTTCAGAACGTTCGGTGAATGTGGTCTATAAAGGAGAGCAACTGAACTCTTCGGATAGGGTATATTGGCAAGTTCGTATTTGGGATAATCAAGGTAAAGCGACAGGGTGGAGCGCTCCGTCTTTTTGGGAAATGGGCTTGATAAAAACGTCGGATTGGAAACAAGATTGGATTAGCATGTCAGAGGAAAAATCAGATAATTCCTTGCCTTGCCAATATTATAGAAACGAGTTTAAGGTATCAAAAAAAGTGCAATCCGCTAGAGTATATGTCACATCTTTAGGATTGTATCAACTCTTCATCAATGGAGAAAAAGTGGGGGACGAATTGTTCACTCCTGGTTTTACGAGTTACAAGAAACGCATCCAATATCAGGTATATGATATCACTAAGCAGTTGAAAGAAAATAACGCCATAGGAGGTGTTGTTGGTGATGGTTGGTACAGAGGAAATATCGGCTGGGAAGGAACAAAAGCGTATTATGGAGATCAATTGGGGTTGTTAGCTCAAATTCATATCAAATACTCTGATGGAACGGAGGAGATTTTGGGAACAAATAAAAATTGGAAAACATCCTACGGACCGATCACATCTTCAGATATTTATAATGGTGAACGATACGATGCTAGAAAGGAAATGAAGGGTTGGAGTCAGATCAATTTTGATGATCAAGCATGGAGCAAAGTTGAAGTACTGAATCATTCAAAATCTATTTTAGTGGCATCTAATGGACTTCCTGTAAAAGCTATTCAGGAGATTACTCCTATCCAAAAAATAATAACGCCAAAAGGCGAAATGGTATTTGATTTAGGTCAGAACATTGTGGGTTGGGCTAGAATTAAATTAAAAGGTCAAAGAGGAGATAAAGTGACCCTCAAATTTGCTGAAGTTTTAGACAAAGAAGGAAACTTTTTTACAACGAATTTACGATCTGCAGAAGCAACAGATACTTATATTTTGAAAGGTGATGGAGAGGAAATTTTCGAACCTCATTTCACTTTTCATGGTTTCCGATACATCTCTGTTGAGGGTAATCAAGAAATGAATTTGGAAGATGTTACAGGAGTGGTCATACATTCTGATATGAAATCGACAGGTTCTTTTGAATGTTCAAACCCTTTGATCAATCAGTTACAAAGTAATATCAGATGGTCACAAAAAGATAACTTTTTAGATATTCCAACAGATTGTCCACAACGAGATGAAAGAGTGGGTTGGACTGGGGATACGCAGGTGTTTAGCATGACGGGTGCTTTCAATTTTAACGTGGCTCCTTTCTATACGAAATGGCTGATAGATTTGGCTTTAGACCAGCAAGAGGACGGGGAAGTACCGAATATTATTCCTGATATGTGGAACAATAAATTAGGAGGATCGACGGCGTGGGGAGATGCGGCTGTTATAGTGCCTTGGACGGTCTACAAAGTATATGGAGATCGACGTATTCTTGAAACCCAATACGAGAGTATGAAAAAATGGGTGATGTACATGAAACAAAGAGCCGGAGACGATTATTTGTGGAATGAAAAAAGGAAACATCATTGGGGAGATTGGTTAGCGTATCAATCAAATAATCCTTCTTATGCAGGAGCCGTGACCGAAAAAGATTTTATAGCTACAGCTTACTTCTATCATAGCACTTCAATTTTGAGTAAAGTTGCATCAGTTTTAAATAAAGAAGCCGATCAAAAAGAATTTGAAGAGTTAGCAAAACTGATAAAAGGGGCATTTGTCAACGAATACATTACTCCTAATGGCAGACTAGTATCCAACACACAAACGGCCTATGCTTTGGCCATATCATTTGATTTGATACCAGAAGATCTCAAAGAAGCAGCAGCAAAATATTTTGCTGAGGACATCAAGAAGTTTAAGCATTTAACAACGGGTTTTGTGGGAACGCCTATTTTAAACCCATCACTTTCAAAAATAAATCGAGACGATTTGGCTTTCATGCTACTTAATAGACAGGAATACCCAAGTTGGTTGTATCCGGTCACTCAAGGTACGACAACAATTTGGGAACGTTGGGACACGCAAAAACCGGATGGGACAATTATCGATGGTATGAACAGTTTTAACCATTATGCTTATGGTGCTATTGGAGAATGGTTGTACAGTCATGTTGCCGGAATTCAAATCGATGAAAATCAACCTGGTTACAAACATATTGTATTTTCTCCACATGTAGGGGGAGGTTTGACAAGTAGCAAAGCCGAGTTGGATACTTTCTATGGGAAAGCGGCATCAGAATGGACAATTGTTGAGAATACGATGCAATATCATATTCGTGTACCTGTAAATACTACAGCAACAGTGAACCTTCCGAATGCTTCAGATAAAGAGATTATCATTAAAAATAAAAAAGGCAAAGTAATACGATTAAACGATTTAAGTGATTTAGGATCGGGAGATTATTACTTTGAATATACTTACCAAACGAAAACGAAAAATTTATAATTTCAGATTAACGCTTAACTAATAACAACACATGAAAAAAACACTCGCTTTTAAAATGAAGCTCAAGCCTGGAATGAAGGAAGAGTACACTGAACGACACAACAAAATTTGGCCAGAATTAAAGAATCTTTTAGAGCAATACGGCGTTTGCGAATATTTTATTTATTTGGATGAAGAGACAGATACTTTATTTGCCTTTCAGAAAGTAGTGGGTGACATGAACTCCCAAGAATTGGGGCATTATCAGATTGTAAAAAAGTGGTGGAAATATATGTCGGATATTATGGAAACAAACGAAGATTTATCGCCAATATCTCAACCATTAGAAGAAGTGTTTAATATGTAATCCATTGATGATGAAGATTTATAATACAGTTTTACTCTATTTTTTGATATCAGTAAGTACCATCTTTGGACAACAAAGCAATACTTATTTATTCCTCGGATCTTATACTGATGGTGAAATTGGGAATGGTATTTTAGTTTATCAATTTGATACTTTATCGGGAAAATTAACAGAAGTAGAAAGAGTAGGTGGTTTAGTAAATTCCTCATTCTTAACGCTTTCACCAAATGGAAAATATCTTTATGCTTGTACAGATACTCGATTAAAAACACATGGTTCTGTTACTTCATTTGAGATCGATAGTTTGTCTGGAAAACTTACTTTACTAAATAAACAAACCACCAAAGCAAGAAATCCCGTTCATGTTACCGTAAGTAAGAACAATAAACATGTCATTGTGTCTAATTATACAGATGCAAGTATCAGTTTTTTTGAGTGTAATGAAGATGGAAGCTTACAACCCATTTCTCAATTTTTGGAGTTTGAAGGAAGTAGTAAAATCAAAGGAAGACAAGATGAAGCACACTTACATTCCAGTACATTTAGTCCCGATGGATTGTTTGTATTTTCACCCGATTTAGGGAGTGATAAAATCCGTGTCATGAAATATGAAAATTCATTGATTGAAATCGACAAGTTTACTGTAAATACAGAACAAGGTGCAGGTCCAAGACACTTTGTTTTTCACCCCTATTTAAAGTTGGCTTATTGTATTGACGAGTTAAGTGGGGAAGTTTCACAATATGCTTACAAAGAAGGTGAATTGAAAAATATCAAAAAGTACAAATCGTATAAAAAGAATCATAAAGAGTATGCATCAGCAGATATTCATATTTCTCCTGATGGAAGATTTTTATACGCATCAAATCGAATAGCAGAAAATTCATTATCAATTTTTGAAATTGATCAAGAAAATGGTGAACTGCTCATTAAAGGGCATCAATCTACTTTAGGAAAAATACCAAGAAGTTTTGTGATTGATCCCACTGGAAATTTTTTGATAGTAGCGAACAAAGAATCCAATAATCTTATTGTATTTAGAAGAAATAATATAAATGGACAGTTGTTAAAGGTAAGTGAGGTAAAAGGATTGAATAGTCCATCTAGTTTGAAAATGAGAAAATATAGTAGATAGATAAAAGAAATTTTTGATTTAATATTAGTAGTTAATAGCAAGTGATAATGTGGCTACTTGATCTTTTAAAATAAGATATCAATTTAATAGTTTTGAAATAGGCATAAAACAGTTGTTTTATGCTTATTTTTCTATCACACTTTTTTATTTACCAAACGACTAAAATTTATAATATCATTTTGTGCAAATAATTCCCATATTGTGCATTTATAGTCAATTGTACGTTTATTTTATTTGTATAAGGAGAAGCAACTGATTTTTTAATAAATAACGACAGAATTAGAATAGTATGAGTCAATATGTAATGGATGAAAAAGTCGAGGTGATCAAACAAGGCTTAGAAGATAATAATGGAGGTGAATTTGAAAGAGAACCTGTACCATCATCAAAATTAAAAGGATGGAAAAGTTTTGTCGGTATGTATGCCGGAGAACACGCAGCAGGTACTGAGTTTATGATTGGTCCTCTATTTCTAACAGCAGGGGTAAGTGCCTTCGATTTGATAGTGGGTTTACTATTAGGTAACCTTTTAGCAGTACTTTCTTGGCGATATTTAACTTCAGAAGTGGCTGTGAAAAATAGGTTGACTTTATATTATCAATTAGAAAAAATTGCAGGAAGAAAATTAGTGATTGGCTATAATCTAGCCAATGGAATTTTATTCTGTTTTCTTGCTGGCTCAATGATCACAGTATCTGCAACAGCGGTCGGAATACCATTTAATTTAGAGATGCCAAAACTTACGGATACCATGCCGAACAGTGGAATGTGGGTAGCGATAGTGTTGGTCATCGGTATTGTAATATCATTAATTGCTTCTAAAGGTTATGAAACGGTATCTAAAGCAGCTAATTGGATGTCACCTATTATTGTATTGGCCTTTTTTGTTTCAGGTATCGTAGCATTAAATCAGTTAGGCGTAGATAGTGTGGATAAATTTTGGGCAATTTGGGGAGATGGAGGAGAACCATTTAAAGGACAAACCAAATTTACTTTTTGGCATGTAGTGATCTGGTCTTGGTTTGCAAATGGAGCAATGCACATCGGTATGTCAGACCTTTCTGTTTTCCGCTTTGCAAAGTCAGCTAAAAGTGGTTGGGCTACTGCAGCAGGTATGTATGTTGGGCATTATATGGCATGGATTGCAGCAGCTCTATTGTATGCAGTTTATTTAAAATCTCCCGAAGCCATGGGTTATTTAAATAATGGAGAAGCACCTCCAGTAGCACCAGGTCCATTAGCTTATAATGCTATCGGAGTATTAGGTATTGTTGCAGTAGTATTGGCAGGATGGACAACAGCCAACCCTACGATTTATAGAGCCGGATTAGCTTTCCAAGGCATAATGCCGAAACTATCTACTTTTTGGGTAACAATTATAGCGGGAACAGTAGCAACAATTGCAGGTTTATTCCCAGCTTTTGCAATGAAATTGTTAGGTTTCGTGGCCTTATATGGATTTATACTTTCGCCATTTGGAGCAATCATCGTGTTTGAACACTTTTTTGCTAAGAAGATGGGTATTACAAAAAATTATGCTGAAGTGGCAGGAATAAAATTTAATATGTCAGTGTTTTTAGCATGGCTTATTAGTTTTGGCTTGTTTTACTTTATCTCGGTTCAATTCGATGTTTTCTTATCTTTTGTCACATTACCAGCATGGTTACTTTGCGGAGTATTATACTTAGTGTTTAGTAAGTACACGCAAAAAAGTAATTGATATTTTCAACTAGAAAATAAATAGCAGAATCAGATAGATTGTGTTGAAAACGCACTAAAAAATGACGGTTAAATAAAATAATGTAGTTCAACTAATATGAGATTATTCTAATGCATTTCAACTCATTGCATGATTTATTCTCTGATTTTAACTACATTATTCTAATATTTCTTATCATCATTTTGGGTTATTCACCTTATTTAAATTATATTTAATTAACATTTATTATTTGTGACCAGTAAACTATTCAACTGAATGTTTAATTACCGATTTTTTTATTTATACTGTCTACTAACATTGATGTGCATTACTTTTCATTCTAAAAATGTCTATGGTCAACATCAATTCAACTACTTCAGACACATTTCCACCTCTGAAGGGTTTTCTCTTAACTCTGTGAACGCCATTGATCAAGACGAAATGGGGTTTATTTGGTTTGGTACCCGTAATGGCTTGATGCGATACGATGGAGTCGATTTAAAAGTGATGTTAAGGGAAGAGGAAGACTTAAAATGGCAAGGAGTCAACGATATTTTTGATATTGATATTGACTCTAAAGGAGATATATTGATTGGCTCTAGAAGAGGATTTAAGAAATATTCTCCAAGTGCAGAAGCAATTGAACCTTTGAAGCTAAATAAACCTGACTCTTATTTTACTAGAAGAATTTTTGATGTACTAAATATTGATGAAAATCAATCGCTTTTAGGTACCGAGGCAGGTGTAGATGTGTACCTTGCAAAGGAGAATAAATTGGTATCCAATAAGCATAAAGAAAATAATAAAGAAACATTAAGTTCTAACAAAATAACCACTATTTATCGTGCTCCAGATAGTACTATCTGGGTGGGTACCCACAATGGTCTAAACAAATTAATTAGTAACAAAAATGGAGTATTAAGTTTTAAGAGATATATGGCCTACAGGTCTTCTAATATCTTGGTAAATGCGGTATTAAAAGATAGAAAAGGGAATATTTGGGCGGGAACTTCCAAAGGACTGTTTGTATTGAGAAAGGAAGCAAAAGTGTTTAAACGATTTGATAAAATCACTTCTCAATCTTTGACGAGTAACATTATTCGTTGCTTAACTCTAGATCATCAAGATAGGTTATGGGTAGGAACTTATGATGGATTGAATATTATTGATAAAGAGTTCAATCTAATTGCCAAAGTAAACCACGATCCACAAAACAGTAACGGTCTTACTGGAAATAATATTCGATCTTTATTTACTGATGTAAACGGAGGAATATGGATTGCCACTTATTTTGGAGGCGTTAATTATTGGTCAGATAAACTGATGAGCTTTGAGAAATTTGATGAAAGAAATGGTACTCAATTAGGTTACAATGTAGTGAACTCTATAGTTAACGGAGATAACAATACAATTTATTTTGGTACTGAAGGTGGTGGAATTACAATTTACGATTCTAAAAATCGAACTTTCTCAAAAATCGATGAGCTTTCTTACAGACATCCGATCGGTGGAGTGAAAACTTTATTGAGTGAAGGCAACGGAAAAGTTTGGTTAGGTACGTTTGATAGGGGTTTAGTACATCTAAACTTAAAAACGAAACAACATAAAGAATACAGATACGATATTGATAATCCAACATCAATTTCATCAGATAAATTGATTTCATTACAGAAAGCTGAAGATGGAAACTTATGGGTGGGTACCATTAATGGAGGATTGAATCTATTGGATATCAAAAAGAATACCTTCACGCAATTTAAAGCAAACGATTCCATTCCAAAAATTGCACATAATAATGTCCGTTCATTAATGTTGAGTAGCAAAGGAGATCTATATGTTGGCACAGGTTTAGGTATCTCGATGTTAACAAAAAAGAGCTACCTAAATAGAAAGATGGACTTCCAATTTATTGCAATGGAAGAAGGAGTGAATAAGAATCCTTACATTAATGACATTATAGAAACCAATGATGGAAATATATGGGTAGGTACGCTTAGTTCGGGTTTATACTCAATTATCGGTAATAAATTAACACCCGTTCATCTAAAAAATATTACTTCTGTGTATTCCATTGTTGAGGGAAAAAATGATCACAGGTTATGGATGAGTACAGAGAAAGGTATTGTATCCTATGATTTCAAATCAGGTGAACAAAAAATATTTAACAGTGATAATGGAGTTTCACCTAATGAGTTCAATAGAGGTTCTCGTTTTATTGATACTGATGGAAAAATCTATTTTGGAGGTGCATCTGGCGTAACCTCTTTTCATCCTTCTTTATTAGGAAAACAAAACGAATATGCTCCTGATGTTGTTTTAAGCGGCATCAGCTTGTTTGGTAATGACATAAAAACGGGAGATGAATATGGAATACTAGATCAATCTATTGAATTCACTGATGAAATCACCTTAGATTATGATCAACATATATTTACGATTTCCTTTTCAATGCCTAATTATACATTCCCCGATAACAAGGCATACTCTTATCGTATGTTGGGATTGGATGATGCTTGGATAAAAACAACAAACAATAATGTATCATATGCTATTCAGAAAGGAGGAGACTACATATTTGAAGTAAAAGGATACAACAGTCATGGGGTAGAATCAGATAATGTTACTCGACTAAAAGTACATTTAAAAAGTGCTCCTTGGTTAACAACATGGGCATATATCCTCTATTCAATTGTCCTTATTGGTATTGTTGGATTGATCACTTACTTCTTTAGATCGAGAATTTATTTAGAGCATAAATTAGAAATGGAATCTCAGGAGTTGGTACATCAACAAGAAATCCATCAGCAAAAACTGAGATTCTTTACTAATATTTCACACGAATTCAGGACACCACTTACATTAATTTCTGGACCATTAGAAAAGTTAATATCAGAGTATAAAGGACCAAGTAATGTTTATAAGCAACTGCTTGTGATTAAGCAGAATACAGATCAGTTGTTTAAACTGATTAATGAGTTAATGGACTTTAGAAAACTGGAGAATAACCAAGTTCAGTTGAAGGCAGCCAAAGGGAATATTGTCAAATTCATTCAAGAAATTTATTTGTCATTTTCTCAGCAAGCCAACCTTCGTTCTATTGAGTATACCTTTGATGCAAAAGAGGAAGAAATTGATCTTTATTACGATAGAGACCAATTAGAAAAAGTAATGTATAATCTTATTTCTAATGCATTTAAGTACACTCAACCTAAAGGATCAATTTCAATTCATGTAGGTGTAGAAGACGAGATGTTGACTATTGGAATTAAGGATAGTGGCATTGGTATTCCATCAAAACACCTTGATAAAATATTTGATAGATTCTACATGGCCTCACATGATGGAAGTAGATTAAAGAAGAAAAATGGATCTGGAATCGGCTTAGCTATTGTAAAAGATGTAATTGATTTACATAAAGGAGAAGTTAGGGTGGAAAGTGAGAAAGGAAAAGGAAGTCACTTTATCATTCAATTACACTTAGGTAGAGAACACCTAGCTGATGATGAAATAATTGAAGACTTTAAAGACAGTGAGGACATTTCTCAATACCATGAGTCAGAAGATTACTTGGAAGAGGTCAAAAATGCGTCCATCGATTTAATTGATGAAGAAGTAGAATCTGAAGAAAATAATGCTACTGTTTTGGTGGTAGAAGACAATCCTGATATCAGTAAATTTATACACAACATTTTAAGTACTTATTATAAAGTTCACATCGCGGAAAATGGAGCGGTAGGCTTCCAACAGGCATTATCATTACAACCCGATTTAATTATTAGTGATGTAATGATGCCAGTAATGGACGGTATTGAAATGTGTTCTAAGATAAAATCTGATGATAGAACAAGCCATATTCCGGTAATGCTGTTAACGGCAAGAACCTCATTGATCTATAAAATAAATGCATTAGAATCAGGAGCAGAAGATTACTTAAGTAAACCTTTTGAAGT from Flammeovirga yaeyamensis includes these protein-coding regions:
- a CDS encoding two-component regulator propeller domain-containing protein, translating into MCITFHSKNVYGQHQFNYFRHISTSEGFSLNSVNAIDQDEMGFIWFGTRNGLMRYDGVDLKVMLREEEDLKWQGVNDIFDIDIDSKGDILIGSRRGFKKYSPSAEAIEPLKLNKPDSYFTRRIFDVLNIDENQSLLGTEAGVDVYLAKENKLVSNKHKENNKETLSSNKITTIYRAPDSTIWVGTHNGLNKLISNKNGVLSFKRYMAYRSSNILVNAVLKDRKGNIWAGTSKGLFVLRKEAKVFKRFDKITSQSLTSNIIRCLTLDHQDRLWVGTYDGLNIIDKEFNLIAKVNHDPQNSNGLTGNNIRSLFTDVNGGIWIATYFGGVNYWSDKLMSFEKFDERNGTQLGYNVVNSIVNGDNNTIYFGTEGGGITIYDSKNRTFSKIDELSYRHPIGGVKTLLSEGNGKVWLGTFDRGLVHLNLKTKQHKEYRYDIDNPTSISSDKLISLQKAEDGNLWVGTINGGLNLLDIKKNTFTQFKANDSIPKIAHNNVRSLMLSSKGDLYVGTGLGISMLTKKSYLNRKMDFQFIAMEEGVNKNPYINDIIETNDGNIWVGTLSSGLYSIIGNKLTPVHLKNITSVYSIVEGKNDHRLWMSTEKGIVSYDFKSGEQKIFNSDNGVSPNEFNRGSRFIDTDGKIYFGGASGVTSFHPSLLGKQNEYAPDVVLSGISLFGNDIKTGDEYGILDQSIEFTDEITLDYDQHIFTISFSMPNYTFPDNKAYSYRMLGLDDAWIKTTNNNVSYAIQKGGDYIFEVKGYNSHGVESDNVTRLKVHLKSAPWLTTWAYILYSIVLIGIVGLITYFFRSRIYLEHKLEMESQELVHQQEIHQQKLRFFTNISHEFRTPLTLISGPLEKLISEYKGPSNVYKQLLVIKQNTDQLFKLINELMDFRKLENNQVQLKAAKGNIVKFIQEIYLSFSQQANLRSIEYTFDAKEEEIDLYYDRDQLEKVMYNLISNAFKYTQPKGSISIHVGVEDEMLTIGIKDSGIGIPSKHLDKIFDRFYMASHDGSRLKKKNGSGIGLAIVKDVIDLHKGEVRVESEKGKGSHFIIQLHLGREHLADDEIIEDFKDSEDISQYHESEDYLEEVKNASIDLIDEEVESEENNATVLVVEDNPDISKFIHNILSTYYKVHIAENGAVGFQQALSLQPDLIISDVMMPVMDGIEMCSKIKSDDRTSHIPVMLLTARTSLIYKINALESGAEDYLSKPFEVKELILKCKNMINTQQSLRKKYADNGATVEVEEKVNSVDEVLMNNAFKIIKDNVDNQFLNINFLCEELGISRSLLFTKFKAWTNQTPNEYILNIRMKKAGTLIEQGKVNISEVGYKVGFKSANYFSKSFKKHFNMSPKEYQAKFKESLGIED